CCTCAAGATCAACTTGAAGGAATACTGCAAGTTGCTCTCGCGCCTGGGAATCCCGCAGGTGACCTCGAGCCCGCAGTTCTGGAAGATGACCGCCACCGCTGTCCTCGAACGCCTCCCCATCAAGAATCTAGTGGTGACCGACGAGGATTCGCCGGTTCGCGCCTTCCGCCTGGTCGAAAAGAAGTTCCAGGGGATGCAGCTTCAGCCGCCCGCCATTACGGTGCAAAACGACATTGGTGCCGGCGATTCCTTCTTTGCCGGTTGGCTCTATGCCGATGGCGAGGGTCTAGGCTTCGAGGAGGCCTTGGTCAAGGCGACTGCTGTCGCCGTCGCCCGCTGCGAGGTCGAACGTCCGTGGAACCTGAGCCTGGAACGCGTCGCCGAACTCGAAGCCGAACTCCAGTCCCAAATCGAAAAACTGGAATAAGGTCCTCAGGAGGTCCGGGTGAACAAGACTCTCGTTGCATTTGCCTCCAAGCAGGAATTCAATACACTTTTCCCGCAAATCTCGGCGGTGGTCGCCGCGTCGACTCCTGTTTCCGTGGGTGCGCTCTACGATGTGACCGTCTGCGGTGTGGGCGTCCTTGATTTTTCTGTGAATCTTGCTTCCCAGTTGAGCAAGCACCGCTACGAGCGCGTAATCATGCTGGGTATTTGCGGTGCCTACGAAGGTCGCGATATCCAGGTTGGCGAGGTGGTCCGCGTCGATACCGAGGTGGTGGGCGACATGGGCGTGCAAAATGCCGAGGGCCACTTTATCCCGTGGGGCGAACTTATTGGGGAACCGGTCATTTACAAAGGCGATTCTCCCCGCTTGCTCCCGTTGCGCCTGGCTTCCGTTCGTTCGGTGGTGGGCGTCACGGTCAACACCTGCACGGGCACGCGCTACCTCTCGCTTCGCCGTTCGGGCATGTTCAACGCCGATGTAGAAACTATGGAAGGCGCCGCCTGTTTTGCCGTTTGCAAAAAGTTCGGTGCGTCCGTTTTCCAGTTCCGCGCCGTGAGCAACATCGCGACCGACCGCGACACCTCTGCCTGGAAAATTCCCGAAGCCCTCGCCGCCCTCAAGGAACGGGTCCTGGACAACCTTTAACCCGCGATAAACATTCATCGGCCAGCGATAAACATCCTTCGACCCGCGATAAACGTCCCGCCCCCGCACCAATTATCCATCATCCATTATCAATTATCAATCATCAATTACCCATGCGTCTTTCCCTCGGCATCTCCACCTGTCCAAACGACACCTTTATCTATGAAGCTTTAATCCACGGGCTAGAAAATTCGCCTTTCGAATGGGATGTGCACTTTGCCGACGTGCAGACCTTGAACGAGATGGTCATGCGTGGCGAACTGGACGTGGCGAAGGTGAGCGCACAGATTTATCCGCAGGTAAAGCGGAACTACCGGTGCCTTGATTGTGGCGGAGCCATTGGTTATGGCTGTGGTCCACTTCTGCTCTCGTCCAAAGAAAACGGGTTTGACCCCGCCGCCTTTACCACGCTCCCTGGACAAAACACCACGGCGGCGCTTCTGTTCAAGTTCTGGTACAAGAACGAATTTGGCGGGACTCCAAAACTCGACTACGCCCTTTTTAACGAAGTCTACCAAGGGCTCCTTTCGGGGCGGGTCGTGCAGGGGGTCACCATCCACGAGCACCGCTTTACTTGGAAGCGCGACGGACTGCATCTTTTGCAAGACCTGGGCGCCTACTGGGAAGCGAAAACGTCGGCTCCGATTCCCCTTGGCATTGCGGTTGCGCGGTGTGATGTTCCTCACAACGTTGTCGCGCAAATCGAATCCGAAATTCGCGAGAGTTTGCGCATCGCAAAAAAACGTGCCAATATTGTTTCTCCGTTTATCGCCCAAAAAGCACAAATTGACGATGAAAATGTCATCGTTTCGCACATCAAAATGTTCGTGAACGACTTCTCCGAGGACGTGGGCGAGGCGGGCAAGAGGGCTTTGGAGCGTCTTTGGGGCTTTTTTGGCTGTTAATAAGCTGTTGATAAGCCAAAAAACGTGTAATAATATCTAAATGTAAAAGTGTTTTTACAAAATCGCTGTTTTTTGCGAAAAACTTTATTTATTTTCCAAAAAGCATCTTTTTTTGGAGATATGCTTATGAGTATAGTTAACGACCTCGATCAAGAAGTTGAAAACTTCAAGCGTGAGTACGAAAAGTTCGAACGCGGCAACAAGTCCGCTGGAACGCGTGCTCGCAAGGTTCTGCAGGACATCAAAAAGACCTGTCAGGAAATCCGTGTATCTATCCAAGGCGCCAAGAAGGAGGAGGAAAAGTCCAACATTCCCCCTGCAAATTGACGTCTAAAAACCTGATAGATGGCATGGATCACTCTTTTTTCCGCAAAAAACGGGCGTTTTTTGCGAAAAACGTTTGACTAATGCCGTTTTTGAAGGTATATTCCCACTTGGGTTTAGATTTGTCAATTTTGGCAAACTATAAGTTCAACGATTTTTATGTGTTCTATGATTGGAGAAACGTAGCAGTATGACCCTAAAGAAACTGGTCTTAATCACGGCCGGGGCTTTGCTTCTTTCTGGAACCGCCATGGCAAGAAATATCAGCGTGCCAGGCGATTTCTCGACGATTGCAGATGCTCTCGGTAATGCCGATGCTGGCGATACTATCAAGGTAGCGCGCGGCACTTATAACGAAAACATCACCCTCATCATGGGTGTCGTACTTAAGGGCGAGGATCCCTTGACTACCATCATCGATGGTGGCCGTCGAGGTCCGACCGTCATGGGTACATCGGGCGCCGAAATGTCGCACTTCACAGTGAGGAACGGTCTCGAAGGTATCCTTTGCGAGAACGCCGCTCCTTATATCCATCACTGCTATGTGATCGACAACCACTGCACGGGTATCGGCGCCTTCATCTCGCTGCCCTGGCTCCGCAACAACGTAGTGTACGGCAACCGCTGGTCCGGCATCCTCGCTTGGGGCGCCAAGTCGCTCGATGCGTACGTCGAACATAACGTTGTTCTCCGCAACGGCTATTCGGGCCTTGCGTTGAAGGGACCGACCAACCTGGTCGCCCGTAACAACATCTTCATGGACAACCACTACTACGGTGTGTTCGCTGACCCTGCTGCTGGTCAGACGAAGGTGGAGTACAACAACATCTACAAGAACTACTATCCGTTCAACCAGTTCATCAAGGTGAACCGCACGAACGTTTCTCTCGATCCGAAGTTCATCAACTACTCTCTCTCCAAGCCGAACTTCTACCCGCAGTCCACCTCGCCGATGGTGAAGCGCGGCAAGGGCAAGCTCGACATTGGTCTTACCACTGCCGAAGTGGCAAAGGAAGAAGAAGTTGTTGAAGAAACCCGCAATCCCGATACCGATGCTGACGGTCTCTGCGATCCGTGGGTTTCCGAAGAAGGTGTTTCCGACAAGTACGCTTCTGTTTGCACGGGCGTTGACAACTGCCCCGAAGAAGCCGAAGACTTTGACGGCTACCAGGACGACGATGGTTGCCCGGATCCGGACAACGACCGCGATGGTCTTTGCGATCCGTGGGTCGAAGCCAAGGCCATGTTCGCCAACTTCGCTCACATTTGTAAGGGCGTTGACCTCTGCCCCGAGCAGTCCGAAACTTTGAACGAATTCAAGGATGACGATGGATGCCCGGACGAAGTCCCGCAGCCGCCCAAGAAGGTGTTCGTCCTCGAAGGCGTGAACTTTGAATCCGGTAAGGCTACCATTACTCAAGACTCCTACATCTCCCTGATGAAGGTGGTCGACATCATGGAAACCTTCTCCGAAGCCACATTTGAAATTGTCGGCCATACAGACAACGTTGGTGACAAGGAAAAGAACATGCAGCTCTCCGCTGACCGCGCCGCTGCCGTGAAGAACTTCCTCGTCGAAAAAGGCATTGCCGAAAGCCGTATGGTCACGAGCGGTAAGGGTGATTCCAAGCCGGTCGCTTCTAACAAAACCCCCGAAGGGCGTGCGCAGAACCGTCGTATCGAGTTCATCCGCACGGACATTAAGTAAAGGAGTAGGTGATGATGCATACTAGTTTCATCAAGAAAGCAGCAGTCTTTGGACTCGCTTTAGCCAGCACTTCTTTGTTCGCTGAGGCTACCTATTCTCCGCACAAGTACCAGCAGAACGACTGGTTCGCAGAATTTGGCGGCAACACCGCCATGTACGTGAACCCGGCTGGAATTTCCGAGACGGAACAGCTTGAATTCAGCGCCGCGTTCTTTAGCTCCATCAGTGGCGAAGCCAGCCAGGAATACGTCAGCTTGACGTTCCCGATGGACTACAAGCATACGCTCGGCTTCTCGTTCTTCGAAAACGGCGCCTCCATTGACGACGGCCCGTCTTACGGCGAATATGCGTTCATGTTCGGTTATGCGTACAACTTAATGCAGTTCCTTGCGTTGGGTGTCGACATCTCCGTCCTTTACATCAACCAGTTCGACGAAGTCAAGCAGCTCACCATGGGTGCCGATATCGGTATCAACTGGAACCCGCTTGCCTCTTCCAAGTACGGCTACCTCCTTGTTGGTGTCGCCATGCAGAACGTTCTTCAGCCTGCGGTTAGCACCGCTGCCGAAGAAAGCGGCATGAAGTTCGTCCTCTTTACCGAGAGCGAAGCCTACAAGATTCCTTCCAACTTGAACGTTAGCTTGTTCTACCGCGGCCTCAACCGCAGCTTGGAAGCCAAGGCCGAAGTCTCCATCATCGACGTGATGCACGAAAGCTCCGAAGGTGGTGAAGGCATGAACCTCGAAACGAGCTTCACCTTGACCTACTACCTCTCCCCGCACCTCGGTGTGCGCGCCCGCTTCACCAAGGAATGCTACCCGGTGATCGGTGCCACGGTGAACGTCAAGGACGTGAGCATCTTCCGTTACCTCGCTCTTGATCTTGAACTCTCTCACGACGACCTGTGGGAAAAGAAGAACCGCGGCTTTATCTGGGCCGTGAAGCTGACCTCCCGCTTCGGTGACACCCGTGAAGAAAAGATTGGCGAAGAACGCTATCGCCGCTTGAAGATTGAACCTGAAAACGACTACCGTGCCGCTATGCGCTTGTACTTGAACCGTCAGTTCCTCGAAGCCGCCTATGCCTTCGGTAAGGTCCAGACCAAGTACCCCGCTTTCCACTTGGTTGACCAGGCTGCGTTCTACAAGGCAAAGTCCTTTGAAAACCTCCGTATGCACAAGGCTGCCAAGGCCGTGTACGAAGACGCTATCAAGCGCTATCCGCAGAGTGACCAGCGCGCCAAGTATCACTTCCAGTTGATGAACATCGACTATAAGGAAGGCAAGTACACCGAAGCTATGGCGAAGTACCAGAACATCGCCCAGAAGTTCGGTGAAAGCGACGTGAAGGCTGACGCCGACTACGTTGCCGGCCAGATCAAGTTCGAACAGGGCCTCTACCAGGAATCTGTCGACCTCCTCGCCGCCATCCTTCCGGGTAACGCCAACTACTTCTACGCCCGCTATACTATGGGTATCGCCTATAGCCGCATGGGCAAGTGGGAAGAAGCCGAAAACTGCTTCCGCGACATTACGGAACAGCCGGTTTCCAACCAGTCTGAACGCGATTTGCAGGATGCCGCCAAGGTGAAACTCGGCCACATCTACTTCTCTGGCGAAAAGCCGGACATTGCTACTGCTGCCCAGATGTATGGCCAGGTCGAAGCCGGTTCCCCGGTGTACGACGAAGCTATGCTCGGTATTGCATGGTCCTTCCTCAAGGTGAACAAGCCGGACGAGGCTATGAAGCCGGCGCAGTGGATCATCAACAACCTTCCGGAATCCTTCCTGATTTCTGAAGCCTACCTGGTGATTGGTTACTGCCACTTCATGAAGAAGGATTACAACGGTGCTGCCAAGGCCCTTGAACAGGCTGAAAAGCGTACCGAACAGCCGGTCGTGACTGTCGCCGCCCGCGATAGCGCCCGCCAGGCTTACGATGCCATGCAGGACCAATTTGACTCTGTTCAGGTGCTGGCCTTGGATCTCGCTCGCCAACTCCCCACCCCGCGTGTGGAAAGCAAGCGTGAAGCCCTCCGTCCGACCTTCGATAAGGCCAACCAGTCTATCGAAGAGTATGCAGCATTTACTCAAAAGTCCATCCAGAGTGACCGCTTCGAATCCAACCGCAAGCGCATTCAGGAAGACGTCGGCTTTACCTTGGCTACTGTGAAGACCAAGATGAGCCAGGGTTCTACAGGTTCGTCTGAAGCTGCACAAGAACTCGAAGATTTGGAGGACCTGGAATAATTCCGGGGCCTCCCCTTTTATGAAACTATAGGTGGATAGAGAACGATGAAAAAAATCATTCTGGCTATGGCGATGATTTGCACCCTAGTGGGTACTTCATTTGCCGCCGATCCTTGCAAGGAAAAAACAAACGAAGCAAAGAAATTGCTTGCCAAGTGCAAGTCCATGGAGAAAGGCTCCGCCAAGTACAAAGAATGCGCCAACTCCTATAAGGTGGCCAAGAACGCAGCTGCACAGGCTTGCCGTTCGGGTGGCCTCGACGAGAAGGGCATGCAGGATGCCATTGCCCAGTGGGAAAAACAGGTAAACAACTGTAAGGGCAAGCAGAACAAGCGCTGCGCCTCCGCCCTCCAGCAGCTGGGTCATTACCAGTTCCAGTTGGAAGAAAAGCTGTTCCTCGATAAGCAGGCTCAGTACGAAGAAGATGTCGCTTGGTGCGCCGACCGCGATAACAAGCCCGAAAAGTGCGCCAACATCGACCAGTTCCCGAAGGCTGACCACCAGAAGTCCCTCGGTTACTTCCTCGAATACATCGATAAGTATCCTAAGGAAGACAAGACTCCTGTGGTGCTCTACCAGGCTGCAGCCGTGCAAGAAGCTAGCGGCGAAGACGACAAGGCCTTCCACCTCCGCGACCGCCTCGTCCGTAACTTCCCGGATAACGGCCTTGTCCCGAAGGCTTGGCTCCGTATTGCAGAATACCACTTCATGAATCGCAAGTTCCGTGACGCTATCTCTGCTTACAAGAAGGTGACTGGCTTCGAAAACCTCACCGGTAAAGAAGCCGCTCTCGCCATGTATCACTTGGCCGAATCCTACTACAATATTGCCGAATACGAAACCGCTGCCGTCAAGTACTACGATTACATCATCGGTGCCGACAAGGGTAAATACCCGAACGACTTGCGCGCAGAAGCTATGGACTTCATGGCAGCCTCCTTCTCTGACCTCGAAGGTGGTGGTGTTGCCGAAGCTGAAGCTTTCTTGAAAGACAAGAAAGTCCCGTTCAAGGATTCCGTGTACTACCGTATCGGTATGAAGAACAAGGACCACGACCGTAACGAAGAAGCCGTCCAGTCCTTCAAGCGTTTGATGTCCATCAACCCGGACTACATCGACGCTCCGCTTGCTGATATTGCGATGATCGAAATCCTCATCATCCAGCAGAAGTTCGAAGAAGCCCAGCAGCACCGTTATGTTGTTGTGAAGCGCTATGACCGTAGCTCCTCCTGGTACAAGAAAAACCAGAAGTATCCGGAATCTGTGAAGAACGCCGAAACGGCTATCCGTGGCGCTATGCTCGACATCCCGCAGTACCACCATGCTCGTGCGGCCAAGCTCACCAAGGAAGGCGACTTGGAAGCCGGCAAGAAGCAGTATGCCGAAGCCATCAAGGCCTACGAAGCGTTCCTCAAACGCTATGCCAAGGAACCGACTTGGGACGAATACAAGGTGCACATCAACTTGGCACTCGTTTACCAAGAAATGGGCCAGCATGCTAACGCCGCCAAAATGTTCAACTGGATTGTCGATACCGACACCACCCGTTATGGCCGTCGTCCGATGGGCTCCGAAGCTCTCCTCAAGAAGGAAGAAGCTGCCTACAACGCTGTTCTCATGATGGACCAGGCTCGTGAAGACGCCAAGAAGAAGAAGGCTGGCGACGATGCCGTTAAGGCTTACAACCTCCCCGAGACCAAGGCTTACTTCGCCCAGGTCGACAAGTACATGAAGAAGTACGGCGAGAACAAGGAAGCAGCAGAACTTGCCTACAACGCCGCCATCGTCCATTACGATGCCAAGCAGTACAAGACCGCTGTGACCGTGCTTCGTGAACTTCGCCAGAAGTATCCGAACCACCAGTACATTTTGCTCATCAGCCGTATGCTTGCTCAGTCCCTCTTGGAATCCGACCAGCTCGACGAAGCCTTGACCGAATTCGAATGGCTCTACAAGCAGTACCACGATGTGAAGGCCACTAAGAACGACTCCATGGCCAAGGAAATTGAAAAGGCTATCGCAGCCGTGCTCTTCCAGAAGGCTGAAAAGGCTGTCAAGAACCAGCGCTACGAAGAAGGTGCCGTGGCTTACTTGGCTCTCGTCAAGCGCTACCCGCTCGTCTCCTTCGCCGACAAGGCCGTGTTCGAAGCCGGTGTCGCTTACGAAAATGCTAAGCAGCACGACAAGGCTGCCGAAACCTTCATGATCTTGCCGAAGTCCTACGCATCTTCCTCCTTGACCATCAAGGGTATCTTGCGTGCGGCCAGCAACTACAAGAAGGGTGGCAAGCCGCAGCAGGCTGCGACCACGTTCCTCTTCATTACGAACAATTTCCCGCAGGATTCCATGGCCTTCCAGGCTATCGGCTTCGCTGCCCAGACTTACGATTCCATTCCGGACAAGAAGAACGCCGCTGTGACCTTCGAGCTCGCCTACAAGCGCTACCCGAAGCACGAAAAGACTCCGGCCTTCCTCTATAGCGCCTGCTTGAGCTACGACGAAGCCAAGATGACCGACGAAGCCATCCGCTGCTCCAAGGACCTCGTTCGCGACTACCCGAAGAGCACTTACGCTCTCGACGCCGCGTTCAGCATCCCGGTTGCTTACGGCAACGCCAAGAAATGGGATCTCGCTGCTCAGGAATACCACTTCTTCATCAAGAACTACGGCAACGACGACAAGGAAAAGCTCATCGCTGCCTATATCGGTGCCGCTCGCGCCTATATGGAATTGAAGGAAGAAGAAAAGGCTGTTGAAGATTACCGCAAGACTCTCGAAGCCTACGACAAGTACGGTCTTCAGATCAAGAATGCTGACCCGGGCGTCCCGGCTGAAGCTGCCTTCTTCCTCGGTGAATACGAGTACCACAAGATGGAACCGATCGTCATCAAGGGCAAGGAAAAGGACAAGGCCAAGGTTATCAAGCAGTTGGTCGAAATCCTCCAGAAGGCTATGAGCCAGTACTCCAAGTCTGCAACCTACGCCTCTGAAAAGTGGACCTTCCGTGCCACCAACAAGATGGGTATGCTCTTTGTGACCATGGCCGCCAAGATCCGTGAACAGGAACTCAACGGCAAGAAGGAAGAAGAAAAGTTCGCAGAACGCATCGGTATTGTGCAACAGCTGCCGAGCTACTACGAACAGGCTCGTCCGATTTTCCAGAAGAACATTGACCTTGCTCGTGACCAGGGCTTCTACAACAAGGACGTGGTCGAGGCCGAAGAAGGTTACATTGAAATGTACTACCAGGGCTGCGCCGTGTTCGTTGAAGTTGCCGATGCATTCGCCAACTCCCCGCTCCCCGACTCCGCCGCCATTGTGAAGGAGTATGTGGAATACGAAGGCGCCGTCAAGGAAGACGCTATCGAAATGGCCCACGAAGACTTGGAAGCCTACCGTGAAGAGTTGAACACTCGTTCCGAAGGAGCCAAGCAGCTCGCCATTCCGCAGTGTGCTACGGGTATCAAGGCTTCTGCTCACTACGGCATTGACAACCAGTGGACCGCTAAGTTGTTCGAACTCCTCAAGAGCTTGGACGAAAATAACGAAACGCTGAACACCAAGATCGAAAAGTTTGACCCGTCTACTTTGTTCGCAGACCCGTCTTACTTCAAGACGAAGGCTCGTTTGGAACAGATCTCCAAGTCCGAAGTCATGACTCCGGAAGAACAGATCAACACCTACCGCGACATTATCAAGGACGCGAAGGCTGAAAACGAAAAGTTGAAGGCTGAACTCGCTGAATTGAAGAAGCAGATGGAACCGGCTCCGTCCACCTCCATGGGTGGTATGGATGACGCCTCCATGGATGCTTCCGAACCGGCTCCTGCCCCTGCTGCCCCCGCCAAGAAGGCTTCGGGCAAGAAGAAAGGCAAGAAAAGGTAGCGGTAAAAACAATTTTACTGGGGAACCTAGTTCATAGGGTTCCCCTTGATTGTAGGGTTTTAGGGCGGTTTTAGAGGCGGTAAAGAAAGTTTTACAGCCTCCTACCCTCCCAAAATGCTCTAAAAAAAATAAATATGAACGAAGAATTTCAAAAAACAAACCAAAAACAACACTCGAAAGGAGTACTCTAATGTCTAAAATGCTTCAATCTTTCAGCCCCGAATCCGATGGTTGGCAGTTCATGTGGATCATCTTGGCCGTGTTCATCATCGGTCTCGGTTTCTCCATTGAACGTATTGTCTACATCATGGTGAAGAGCTCTAAGGGCCGCGCTAAGTTCCTCGCTGACTTCGGTAAGCTGATCAGCTCTCAGAACTTCGACCAGGCTTTGAGCCTGGCTAATGCAACGAACCTCCCGGTCGCTCGCATTATGTCTGCCATTGTCAGCAACCGTGCCGGTGGCCGCGAACAGATGCAGGCCGCTTGCGACGCTGTGTTCCTGACTGAAGCTCCGCGTCTGACTCGTTACGTTAGCATTGTCCAGGTTATGGCTTCCATCTCTACGTTGCTCGGACTTATGGGTACGATTTACGGTCTGATCTTCACATTCGACGCTGTGGCTAACAAACCGGCTTCTGAACGTGCTAAGGCTCTTGCCGACGGTATCGCTATCGCTATGGGTACGACGCTCCTCGGACTTCTCTCCGCTGTGCCTCTCCTGGTCATCGTGGGTATCCTCAACATGAACTCCGAACGCCTTATCCAGGAAATGGAAGAAAAGGGCCTCAAGATTATCAACTCCCTCTCCTAATCATTAACCGAGAGTAATTTTAACTGGAGTTATAAAACATGGCAAAACAATTAAAGAAATCAGCTAAGCCTGAAGAACCGGATTTGCTCCCGGCGATGGGCTTGTTCACTATTCTGATTCCTATGCTTTTGACCATGACGGCTTTCTCTAAGCTTGCTATTGTCGAAGTCAATCTGCCTGAACGTAGTATGATGCAGATGGACAACGAAACGCCTCCGGAACCGGACCAGCAAGCATTGAACTTGTCCCTCGCTATCACCAGCGATTACCTTGTGATTGGTGCTCGCGGTGGTTTCCAGCCGAACGTCTATTTCAAGGAAATGTGGACGTTCCGCTGCAAGTCCGATGCCAAGCTCATTACGCATTCCATGGAAGACGTGAAGTCAGTAGTAGAAAGCGGTCACGGCCCCAAGTGCAAAGATGGCTCTGAGATGGATAAAGAGAAGTATCTCTATGAAATCGAAAGCATCGAGCTCTGGGCTATCCAAAAGGAATCTGAAGAAGATCCCGGCAAGGTTATTTGGGCTGTCTACTCCAATGGTGGTAGTGCCGAAGAACCCGTTGCCGACAGTGCCTACGTAGATGGCAACAACAACTTCATCGCATTGCCGGGTGAAGGTGCCATGGGCCTTACTCCGCCGCCGGCTCTTAAGAAGCCTGCTGCCGGTGTTGCCCTCGCTACCCTTACTCCGAACTCTGCTCGTACGCTCAAACCGGATGTCGCTGCGAAGAACATAATCTATCCGCTTTCCGCTTACGACCTGATTGCGAAGGACCTCATTGCTATCCACACGCAGTTTATTGACCTCGAAGACGTTGATAACATTATTATCGTGGCAAACGATGATACTCAATTTGACAAGATCATCCAGCTCATGGACCGTTCCAAGGAAGCTGGGTTCACCAAGATCAATCTTGCTAAGTTGGGAGGTTAATCATGGCTAGAAGAACTCGTAAATATAGCGAAGACGTACCTTTTTCATTGACCTCCATGATGGACATGATGACCATCATTCTGGTGTTCATGATTAAGAACATGGATGCTGAAGGTCAGCTCTTGACTCAGGCCGAAAACTTGATTCTTCCGATTTCTACGTCGAAGATCCAGCCGAAGACCGTGTCGCTGACTGTCGTGGTCGATGCGAACTATGTTATTGCCGATAATGAACAAGTCGTGCCGACGCCCGACGTTCTTGCTCAGGAAGACCTGCTTGTGACCAGGCTGGACGAAATCCTGAAGGACCGTCGCGCCATTGAACAGGAACACGCTCTTAAGATGGGCCTTCCTGCCGATGAAGCCGGTAACATCATTGTCCAGATCGACAAGAATATCCCGTACGATGTAATGTATAAGGTGATGGCCACTTGCGGCTTCTCCGGTTACACGAACATCGCGTTCGCCGTGATGCAAAAGAACGGCGGGGAGGAATAACTATGGCTAAGAAAAAAGAACAAGTAGATCCGTTAGTAGCGTCTCTAATGCCGGAATCCGACAAGAAGATGGGCGCCATCGCCGGTATCTCCTTGCTTGTCGCTCTTGCAATTTCTCTGTGGGCTTCCATGTACGAAGCTGTGGTCGACGAAGTGATCTTCGAAGAATCTGCAGCTGAAGACCTCTCCGCTTCCATGATGATGGAAGAGAAGAAGGAAGAGAAGAAAGAAGAGAAGAAGAAAGAAGAGCCCAAGAAGCCTCGTAAAAAGGCCGGTGGCGGTGGTAAGCCGCGTGGTAAGGGCCAGCCGAACGCTCCGCAGACTCGCGGCGTGCTCAAGCTCCTTACTGCCCAGACCAAGAACGCCAGTGCCGGTGCTTACGATTTGATGAAGAACCAGA
The sequence above is drawn from the Fibrobacter sp. UWP2 genome and encodes:
- the mqnB gene encoding futalosine hydrolase; this translates as MNKTLVAFASKQEFNTLFPQISAVVAASTPVSVGALYDVTVCGVGVLDFSVNLASQLSKHRYERVIMLGICGAYEGRDIQVGEVVRVDTEVVGDMGVQNAEGHFIPWGELIGEPVIYKGDSPRLLPLRLASVRSVVGVTVNTCTGTRYLSLRRSGMFNADVETMEGAACFAVCKKFGASVFQFRAVSNIATDRDTSAWKIPEALAALKERVLDNL
- a CDS encoding 1,4-dihydroxy-6-naphthoate synthase yields the protein MRLSLGISTCPNDTFIYEALIHGLENSPFEWDVHFADVQTLNEMVMRGELDVAKVSAQIYPQVKRNYRCLDCGGAIGYGCGPLLLSSKENGFDPAAFTTLPGQNTTAALLFKFWYKNEFGGTPKLDYALFNEVYQGLLSGRVVQGVTIHEHRFTWKRDGLHLLQDLGAYWEAKTSAPIPLGIAVARCDVPHNVVAQIESEIRESLRIAKKRANIVSPFIAQKAQIDDENVIVSHIKMFVNDFSEDVGEAGKRALERLWGFFGC
- a CDS encoding OmpA family protein — translated: MARNISVPGDFSTIADALGNADAGDTIKVARGTYNENITLIMGVVLKGEDPLTTIIDGGRRGPTVMGTSGAEMSHFTVRNGLEGILCENAAPYIHHCYVIDNHCTGIGAFISLPWLRNNVVYGNRWSGILAWGAKSLDAYVEHNVVLRNGYSGLALKGPTNLVARNNIFMDNHYYGVFADPAAGQTKVEYNNIYKNYYPFNQFIKVNRTNVSLDPKFINYSLSKPNFYPQSTSPMVKRGKGKLDIGLTTAEVAKEEEVVEETRNPDTDADGLCDPWVSEEGVSDKYASVCTGVDNCPEEAEDFDGYQDDDGCPDPDNDRDGLCDPWVEAKAMFANFAHICKGVDLCPEQSETLNEFKDDDGCPDEVPQPPKKVFVLEGVNFESGKATITQDSYISLMKVVDIMETFSEATFEIVGHTDNVGDKEKNMQLSADRAAAVKNFLVEKGIAESRMVTSGKGDSKPVASNKTPEGRAQNRRIEFIRTDIK
- a CDS encoding tetratricopeptide repeat protein, which codes for MMHTSFIKKAAVFGLALASTSLFAEATYSPHKYQQNDWFAEFGGNTAMYVNPAGISETEQLEFSAAFFSSISGEASQEYVSLTFPMDYKHTLGFSFFENGASIDDGPSYGEYAFMFGYAYNLMQFLALGVDISVLYINQFDEVKQLTMGADIGINWNPLASSKYGYLLVGVAMQNVLQPAVSTAAEESGMKFVLFTESEAYKIPSNLNVSLFYRGLNRSLEAKAEVSIIDVMHESSEGGEGMNLETSFTLTYYLSPHLGVRARFTKECYPVIGATVNVKDVSIFRYLALDLELSHDDLWEKKNRGFIWAVKLTSRFGDTREEKIGEERYRRLKIEPENDYRAAMRLYLNRQFLEAAYAFGKVQTKYPAFHLVDQAAFYKAKSFENLRMHKAAKAVYEDAIKRYPQSDQRAKYHFQLMNIDYKEGKYTEAMAKYQNIAQKFGESDVKADADYVAGQIKFEQGLYQESVDLLAAILPGNANYFYARYTMGIAYSRMGKWEEAENCFRDITEQPVSNQSERDLQDAAKVKLGHIYFSGEKPDIATAAQMYGQVEAGSPVYDEAMLGIAWSFLKVNKPDEAMKPAQWIINNLPESFLISEAYLVIGYCHFMKKDYNGAAKALEQAEKRTEQPVVTVAARDSARQAYDAMQDQFDSVQVLALDLARQLPTPRVESKREALRPTFDKANQSIEEYAAFTQKSIQSDRFESNRKRIQEDVGFTLATVKTKMSQGSTGSSEAAQELEDLEDLE
- a CDS encoding tetratricopeptide repeat protein, whose product is MKKIILAMAMICTLVGTSFAADPCKEKTNEAKKLLAKCKSMEKGSAKYKECANSYKVAKNAAAQACRSGGLDEKGMQDAIAQWEKQVNNCKGKQNKRCASALQQLGHYQFQLEEKLFLDKQAQYEEDVAWCADRDNKPEKCANIDQFPKADHQKSLGYFLEYIDKYPKEDKTPVVLYQAAAVQEASGEDDKAFHLRDRLVRNFPDNGLVPKAWLRIAEYHFMNRKFRDAISAYKKVTGFENLTGKEAALAMYHLAESYYNIAEYETAAVKYYDYIIGADKGKYPNDLRAEAMDFMAASFSDLEGGGVAEAEAFLKDKKVPFKDSVYYRIGMKNKDHDRNEEAVQSFKRLMSINPDYIDAPLADIAMIEILIIQQKFEEAQQHRYVVVKRYDRSSSWYKKNQKYPESVKNAETAIRGAMLDIPQYHHARAAKLTKEGDLEAGKKQYAEAIKAYEAFLKRYAKEPTWDEYKVHINLALVYQEMGQHANAAKMFNWIVDTDTTRYGRRPMGSEALLKKEEAAYNAVLMMDQAREDAKKKKAGDDAVKAYNLPETKAYFAQVDKYMKKYGENKEAAELAYNAAIVHYDAKQYKTAVTVLRELRQKYPNHQYILLISRMLAQSLLESDQLDEALTEFEWLYKQYHDVKATKNDSMAKEIEKAIAAVLFQKAEKAVKNQRYEEGAVAYLALVKRYPLVSFADKAVFEAGVAYENAKQHDKAAETFMILPKSYASSSLTIKGILRAASNYKKGGKPQQAATTFLFITNNFPQDSMAFQAIGFAAQTYDSIPDKKNAAVTFELAYKRYPKHEKTPAFLYSACLSYDEAKMTDEAIRCSKDLVRDYPKSTYALDAAFSIPVAYGNAKKWDLAAQEYHFFIKNYGNDDKEKLIAAYIGAARAYMELKEEEKAVEDYRKTLEAYDKYGLQIKNADPGVPAEAAFFLGEYEYHKMEPIVIKGKEKDKAKVIKQLVEILQKAMSQYSKSATYASEKWTFRATNKMGMLFVTMAAKIREQELNGKKEEEKFAERIGIVQQLPSYYEQARPIFQKNIDLARDQGFYNKDVVEAEEGYIEMYYQGCAVFVEVADAFANSPLPDSAAIVKEYVEYEGAVKEDAIEMAHEDLEAYREELNTRSEGAKQLAIPQCATGIKASAHYGIDNQWTAKLFELLKSLDENNETLNTKIEKFDPSTLFADPSYFKTKARLEQISKSEVMTPEEQINTYRDIIKDAKAENEKLKAELAELKKQMEPAPSTSMGGMDDASMDASEPAPAPAAPAKKASGKKKGKKR